A region of Lycium barbarum isolate Lr01 chromosome 3, ASM1917538v2, whole genome shotgun sequence DNA encodes the following proteins:
- the LOC132633491 gene encoding mitochondrial import inner membrane translocase subunit TIM23-1-like has translation MAYSSNNHNDDEKNRRLYNPYQDLNIPIQNLYKLPTSPEFLFQEESVAQRRSWGENLTYYTGIGYLSGAVVGAGKGFIDGVKASEPGDTMKLRVNRVLNGSGHAGRKFGNRAGVIGLLYAGMESGMVAIRDTDDVINSVVAGLGTGAFYRAASGIRSAAVAGVIGGVVVGLGVTGKQALKRYVPI, from the coding sequence ATGGCGTATTCCTCTAATAATCACAACGACGACGAGAAGAATCGCCGTCTTTACAACCCATACCAAGACCTAAACATTCCAATCCAAAATCTCTACAAACTCCCTACTTCACCCGAATTCCTCTTCCAAGAAGAATCCGTCGCACAACGCCGATCATGGGGCGAAAACCTAACTTACTACACCGGTATCGGTTATCTCTCCGGCGCCGTCGTGGGCGCCGGCAAAGGTTTCATCGACGGCGTTAAAGCATCCGAACCAGGCGATACGATGAAGCTCCGGGTTAACAGGGTTCTAAACGGGTCGGGTCACGCGGGTCGGAAGTTTGGTAACAGGGCTGGTGTTATTGGATTGCTTTATGCTGGTATGGAGAGTGGTATGGTTGCGATTAGGGATACTGATGATGTTATTAATAGCGTTGTTGCTGGTTTAGGGACTGGTGCGTTTTATAGAGCGGCGTCAGGGATTAGATCAGCTGCTGTTGCTGGTGTtattggtggtgttgttgttggtcttGGTGTTACTGGAAAACAGGCGTTAAAACGATACGTGCCGATATGA